A region of Chloroflexota bacterium DNA encodes the following proteins:
- a CDS encoding STAS domain-containing protein: protein MNLQILKNASCYLTRPYFLLKNYDRGDLRPDLIAGLTVAIVMLPQAIAFAMIAELPPQIGLYSAIVASIVGALWGASNHLHTGPTNTTSLLVLTILLPLAQPGSPEFLAIAGLMAIMVGIFRLALGMARMGIMVNFISDSVIIGFTAGAGVLIGANQLRHLLNLNIASTPSLLLTLKEISLHIMETHIISFGVGLAAILLILLVRALKPKWPAPLIAMIIAGAVVGMFHLDQQGVKIIGELPRSLPPLSKLKLDLAVIGELSTGALALGAIGLVEAIAISRSIASISGQRLDSNQEFVGQGLANIACGLFSGYTVSGSFTRSGINYDAGARTPIASIFSGIFVLIFMLAFGPLAAYIPRTALAGVLIVTAYSMVDQVEIRRILQGTRGDRFIMIATFLATLFLPLQFAVLTGIMLSLAIYILRTSVPSVVPVLPAQNFRHFSYQPDKAHCPQLAIFDILGDLYFGAVNHVEETLRAHLDEHPGQRFLLLRLNSVHQCDISGIHTLESIVDYMRERGGDIFLMRIQPPVLKMMQSTGFIEKLGEDHCLRYEHAISFLYHRILDPAICVYECSQHVFLECQNLPKKAEHALELSIKTEIPAGDVAGVPPLELWVELHTPSPPRIIDVREPREFKRKHIPQAESRPLSNLLADTDQIEINENVVFVCHGGRRSTRVTYLFAQQGYPSVRVLRGGLLAWENAGLLEAVDA, encoded by the coding sequence ATGAATCTCCAAATCTTAAAAAACGCCTCATGTTACCTCACCCGTCCGTATTTCTTGCTGAAAAACTACGACCGCGGCGATCTGCGCCCCGATCTCATCGCCGGGTTGACTGTAGCGATTGTGATGTTGCCTCAAGCGATTGCCTTCGCCATGATTGCCGAATTGCCGCCGCAAATCGGGCTGTATTCTGCGATTGTGGCTTCCATCGTTGGGGCGTTGTGGGGCGCATCGAATCACCTTCATACGGGCCCCACCAATACAACTTCGCTGCTGGTGCTGACCATTTTGTTGCCGTTGGCACAACCCGGCTCTCCGGAATTTCTGGCGATCGCGGGCTTAATGGCCATCATGGTGGGCATTTTTCGTTTGGCGCTGGGTATGGCTCGCATGGGGATTATGGTCAACTTTATCTCCGACTCGGTCATTATTGGGTTTACCGCCGGAGCAGGGGTTTTAATTGGCGCGAACCAACTGCGCCATTTACTGAATTTAAATATTGCCAGCACGCCATCGCTATTGCTCACGCTTAAAGAGATTAGTCTGCACATCATGGAGACGCATATTATCAGCTTTGGGGTTGGCCTTGCCGCTATTTTACTCATTCTTCTGGTGCGTGCGTTAAAACCCAAATGGCCTGCCCCTCTCATCGCCATGATTATCGCCGGGGCAGTCGTCGGTATGTTCCATCTTGATCAACAGGGTGTCAAAATTATCGGTGAACTACCCCGCAGCCTGCCTCCCCTCAGCAAGCTGAAACTGGATTTGGCCGTCATCGGGGAACTTTCAACCGGCGCGCTGGCGTTAGGCGCCATCGGGCTGGTGGAGGCAATTGCCATCTCGCGCTCCATCGCCAGCATATCCGGGCAACGTCTCGATAGCAACCAGGAATTTGTGGGACAGGGCTTAGCCAATATTGCCTGCGGCCTATTTTCAGGCTATACCGTATCAGGCTCATTTACCCGCTCTGGCATCAACTACGATGCCGGAGCACGCACCCCGATTGCCAGTATTTTCTCCGGGATTTTTGTACTCATCTTCATGCTGGCCTTTGGCCCGCTAGCGGCTTATATTCCACGCACAGCTCTGGCAGGGGTACTCATCGTCACGGCCTATAGCATGGTGGATCAGGTGGAAATCCGGCGCATTTTGCAAGGCACCCGTGGCGACCGGTTCATTATGATAGCCACTTTTTTGGCAACACTGTTCCTGCCGTTGCAATTTGCTGTGCTAACTGGGATCATGCTTTCCCTGGCGATTTATATTTTGCGCACCAGCGTCCCCAGCGTTGTGCCCGTGCTGCCCGCTCAGAATTTTCGTCATTTCAGTTATCAGCCCGATAAAGCTCACTGCCCACAATTAGCCATTTTCGATATTCTCGGCGATTTGTATTTCGGCGCGGTCAACCATGTGGAAGAAACTCTGCGAGCGCATTTGGATGAGCATCCCGGCCAGCGCTTTTTGCTGCTGCGGTTGAACAGCGTTCACCAATGCGACATCAGTGGGATTCACACCCTGGAAAGTATCGTGGACTATATGCGCGAGCGCGGCGGCGATATTTTCTTGATGCGCATTCAACCACCCGTATTAAAAATGATGCAAAGCACCGGTTTTATCGAGAAGCTGGGTGAAGACCACTGCCTGCGCTACGAACACGCGATTAGTTTTCTCTATCATCGCATTCTCGATCCGGCGATTTGCGTTTATGAGTGTAGTCAGCATGTTTTTCTGGAATGTCAGAATCTTCCCAAAAAGGCAGAACATGCCTTGGAGTTGTCCATCAAGACTGAGATTCCTGCCGGAGATGTAGCGGGGGTTCCACCGCTGGAGCTATGGGTTGAACTGCATACTCCCAGCCCGCCGCGGATTATTGATGTGCGCGAACCGCGCGAGTTTAAGCGCAAACACATACCGCAGGCAGAATCACGCCCCTTATCGAACCTGCTTGCGGATACCGACCAAATTGAGATCAATGAAAATGTTGTTTTTGTATGCCATGGGGGCAGACGCAGCACGCGGGTGACGTATCTCTTCGCGCAACAAGGTTATCCAAGCGTGCGCGTGTTGCGCGGCGGGTTATTAGCCTGGGAAAATGCCGGTCTATTAGAAGCGGTTGACGCGTAG
- a CDS encoding Ni/Fe hydrogenase subunit alpha, protein MTVTTKDVKIDVHHITRVEGHGNLVVDVQNGELKQCDLQIIEAPRYFEAMLLGQPYHQTSHLTSRICGICAVTHATASVLAVEHALGVVPTPQTVLLRKLQMHAEMLDSHVLHAYMLVAPDFLGVGSVIPLAGSHPEVVLRALRMKKLAGDICAAIAGRHTHPISMAVGGFTHFPSIEELKALRQRLDALLEDVDATVILYENLPMPAFERDTEFMALTAEDEYCFIGDTIASSEGITWPIEEYRRVTNEHVVTHSTAKHTYNQRETYMVGSLARFNLNHEKLHPRARSAAEALNLNPGCINPYMNTTAQVVEIAHCVEDSIAIIDHLLADGIQWEDLVTPPRSSGDGVGACEAPRGTLYHHYEVTDGLVSGANCIIPTGQNLANIEADMRALVPQVMHKEQHEITLALEMLVRAYDPCISCSTHMLEIKYV, encoded by the coding sequence TGTCGATGTGCAAAACGGCGAGTTGAAACAATGCGATTTGCAAATTATCGAAGCGCCGCGTTATTTCGAAGCTATGTTGTTGGGGCAGCCCTATCATCAGACTTCGCATCTCACCTCGCGCATTTGTGGAATTTGTGCCGTGACCCATGCGACGGCCTCGGTTTTGGCGGTGGAACATGCCTTGGGGGTGGTGCCCACGCCCCAAACGGTGCTGCTGCGCAAATTGCAGATGCACGCCGAAATGCTCGATAGCCATGTGCTGCACGCCTATATGCTGGTTGCCCCGGACTTCCTCGGTGTGGGTTCTGTGATTCCCCTGGCGGGTTCTCATCCCGAAGTGGTGCTGCGCGCCCTGCGCATGAAGAAATTAGCCGGTGATATTTGCGCTGCCATCGCCGGGCGGCACACGCACCCCATCTCGATGGCCGTGGGCGGCTTCACACATTTCCCTTCAATAGAAGAACTCAAAGCTCTGCGCCAACGCCTGGATGCCCTGCTCGAAGATGTGGATGCCACAGTGATCCTCTACGAAAACCTGCCCATGCCCGCTTTTGAGCGCGACACCGAGTTCATGGCGCTCACCGCCGAAGATGAATATTGCTTTATCGGCGATACGATTGCCAGCAGCGAAGGCATCACCTGGCCGATTGAAGAATATCGCCGCGTGACCAACGAGCATGTGGTGACTCATTCAACCGCCAAGCATACTTACAACCAGCGCGAGACCTATATGGTGGGATCGCTGGCGCGTTTCAATCTCAATCACGAAAAATTACACCCGCGCGCCCGCTCGGCTGCCGAAGCGCTCAACCTGAACCCGGGCTGCATCAACCCCTATATGAATACCACCGCCCAGGTGGTCGAAATTGCGCATTGCGTAGAAGATTCAATTGCCATTATCGACCATTTGCTCGCCGATGGCATTCAGTGGGAAGATTTGGTCACCCCGCCGCGTAGTTCTGGCGATGGTGTGGGCGCCTGCGAAGCGCCGCGCGGCACGCTGTATCATCATTACGAAGTCACCGACGGGCTGGTGAGCGGCGCCAACTGCATTATCCCCACCGGGCAGAATTTAGCCAATATCGAGGCCGATATGCGCGCCCTGGTTCCCCAAGTGATGCACAAAGAGCAGCATGAAATCACTCTGGCGCTGGAAATGCTCGTGCGGGCTTACGATCCGTGCATTTCATGCTCCACGCATATGCTGGAAATAAAATATGTCTGA
- a CDS encoding hydrogenase maturation protease, translated as MSDVLVCGLGNSLRGDDGAGLAVLDALSELALPANVALYNGSRSGLLTTLVTERYERVFVIDAVEMQQPSGAWQRFDLDAAAFSPGDMRANLSLHHASLPETLAIAQALGVALPQITLYGIQPQSVALAQGLSALVAEAVRDVTQELLTAIHTEVETEYLEKQPQMNADKIKKYQ; from the coding sequence ATGTCTGATGTGTTGGTTTGCGGCCTGGGTAATTCCTTGCGCGGCGATGACGGCGCCGGTTTAGCCGTGCTGGATGCACTCAGCGAGCTTGCCTTGCCCGCGAATGTGGCGCTGTATAATGGCAGCCGCAGCGGTTTGCTAACCACGCTAGTCACTGAACGTTATGAACGCGTTTTTGTGATCGACGCGGTGGAAATGCAACAGCCATCGGGAGCCTGGCAGCGTTTTGATCTCGATGCGGCGGCGTTTTCACCCGGCGATATGCGCGCCAATCTCTCGCTGCACCACGCATCCCTCCCTGAGACGCTGGCGATTGCCCAAGCTTTAGGGGTTGCCCTGCCCCAGATTACGTTGTATGGCATCCAGCCTCAGAGCGTGGCATTGGCTCAGGGTCTGAGCGCCCTGGTGGCAGAAGCGGTTCGAGATGTAACCCAGGAGCTTTTAACGGCAATCCACACAGAAGTAGAAACCGAATATCTTGAAAAGCAACCGCAAATGAACGCGGATAAAATAAAAAAATATCAATAA
- a CDS encoding fructose-bisphosphatase class II family protein produces MSEKISPNLGLSLVRVTEAAALAAGRWMGRGDPIAANLTATAAMADTFNTLDVDGCIVIGEEGRLGLASPLNSGNHIGNRKGPPMDIVADPIDGTSLLIKGSPGAISVAGIAPRGSMWAPAPAVYMEKIIVGSRAAEALVPECMDAPAAWTLALVARVTNKHVRDLVVFVLDRPRHADLIKEIQATGARVIARSHGDVSGALMAASQDLNVDILMGIGGVSEGVIAACAVKSLRGAMLGRLAPQSPEEAEAVRVAGLDRQQILTSNELVNGNSIYFAATGISNGGVLNGVHYSGAMAETDSIILRCETGSRRSVHTEHLLELE; encoded by the coding sequence ATGAGCGAAAAAATTTCCCCCAATTTAGGCTTGAGCCTGGTGCGAGTAACCGAAGCCGCGGCGTTGGCCGCCGGACGCTGGATGGGGCGCGGCGATCCGATTGCCGCTAACCTCACGGCTACCGCTGCAATGGCAGATACCTTCAACACGCTGGATGTAGATGGCTGCATTGTAATTGGGGAAGAAGGCCGTTTGGGGTTGGCATCGCCCCTCAACAGCGGAAATCATATTGGCAACCGAAAAGGCCCTCCCATGGATATTGTAGCCGATCCGATTGATGGCACCAGCTTGCTCATCAAAGGTAGCCCCGGAGCGATTTCAGTTGCTGGAATTGCGCCGCGCGGCTCGATGTGGGCGCCTGCTCCCGCGGTGTATATGGAAAAAATTATTGTGGGGAGCCGGGCCGCCGAGGCCCTCGTCCCGGAGTGTATGGATGCCCCCGCGGCGTGGACGCTGGCTCTGGTGGCGCGCGTTACGAACAAGCATGTGCGCGATCTGGTGGTTTTTGTACTCGACCGGCCGCGTCACGCAGACCTGATTAAAGAAATTCAGGCGACCGGCGCGCGCGTGATTGCTCGCAGCCACGGGGATGTTTCAGGTGCGCTGATGGCTGCCAGTCAGGATTTGAATGTGGATATTCTCATGGGCATCGGCGGCGTGTCGGAGGGGGTGATTGCAGCCTGTGCAGTTAAATCACTCCGCGGGGCCATGTTGGGACGCCTGGCTCCGCAATCGCCTGAGGAGGCCGAAGCTGTACGCGTCGCCGGGCTGGATAGGCAACAAATCCTCACCAGCAACGAGTTGGTAAACGGGAATAGTATCTATTTTGCAGCTACAGGAATCAGTAATGGGGGTGTGCTGAATGGTGTGCATTACAGCGGCGCAATGGCTGAAACCGATTCGATCATTTTGCGCTGCGAAACCGGCAGCCGCCGCTCGGTGCATACTGAGCACTTGCTGGAGTTGGAGTAA
- a CDS encoding HAMP domain-containing protein, with amino-acid sequence MREFIIGILRGRLQILLIAVFSLLVGITVALGSLLVARVIESYLVNAQNERVARDMYLAQSFYQLELDEAVAACQRVLTDTELLQRFRAAQVGNAIARDYLVEKIARKISIPPLSGTHLIVLLDTHGEIVIARTVSADGKLSEPYSGGNWSELPIVASVLATGEGYGATEIISAELLDNIGLVEQAHVPLRDTPQSAPDLLFENEGTAGLTLTAAYPLHDADETLLGVVLVGYLFNNDFTLVDRIQDLAGVDTVTIFFGDMRVSTNVPDADGSRAVGTRISSEVGKSVLEQGQAYNGVAFVVNETYMTRYEPLHDHQGSVVGSLYVGARVASFEQLVKDFNDRVVLIIIICLALTAITAVPIAQIITRPIVRLVEANQRLAEGDMTVRVRAEGSSELATLGESFNIMVEKLDSAQQQLLHKEKLASLGQLAAGIAHELNNPLGTILLLADVLKKETPEDDPKREDLKVIIQETARCKNIVADLLNFSRQQELLTQDVYIPALVEQVLTSIYHQPAFEGIKIIQDFDAQIPAIQADPAQLQQVFINLLSNAADAIDGEGQIEISAQPTNGQWIEIKVSDSGCGISPEHLRKLFAPFFTTKALGKGTGLGLSIVYGIIKMHRGQIVAQSQEGVGTTFVITLPVQLPQAQWKKDYGS; translated from the coding sequence ATGCGAGAATTCATCATCGGCATTTTGCGCGGGCGTTTGCAGATATTGCTGATTGCCGTGTTCTCCCTTTTGGTAGGGATTACAGTGGCATTAGGCTCCTTGCTGGTTGCGCGGGTGATTGAATCGTATCTGGTGAATGCCCAAAATGAGCGCGTGGCGCGTGATATGTATCTGGCGCAGTCTTTTTATCAACTGGAGTTAGATGAGGCTGTTGCTGCCTGCCAGCGGGTGTTAACCGATACGGAACTCTTGCAACGATTTCGGGCCGCACAGGTGGGAAATGCTATTGCGCGGGATTATTTGGTTGAAAAAATTGCCCGCAAAATATCAATCCCGCCCCTGTCTGGCACGCATCTGATTGTGCTACTGGATACCCACGGAGAAATCGTTATCGCCCGCACCGTATCGGCGGATGGAAAGCTGTCTGAACCCTATTCGGGCGGCAATTGGAGCGAACTACCCATCGTAGCCAGCGTGCTGGCAACGGGGGAGGGTTACGGCGCTACAGAGATTATCTCGGCAGAACTCCTGGACAATATTGGCCTGGTTGAGCAAGCGCATGTGCCTTTACGAGATACGCCTCAATCGGCGCCAGACCTGTTGTTTGAGAACGAGGGCACTGCCGGATTAACGCTGACGGCTGCGTATCCATTGCATGATGCCGATGAAACACTTTTGGGCGTGGTGCTGGTAGGGTATTTATTCAACAATGATTTCACGCTGGTAGACCGCATTCAAGACCTGGCCGGAGTGGATACGGTGACGATCTTTTTCGGCGATATGCGCGTCTCGACCAATGTTCCGGATGCGGATGGCAGCCGCGCGGTAGGAACGCGCATTTCCAGCGAAGTGGGAAAATCTGTTTTAGAGCAAGGTCAGGCTTATAACGGTGTGGCTTTTGTAGTCAACGAAACTTATATGACGCGCTACGAACCATTACATGATCATCAGGGGAGCGTAGTGGGTAGTCTGTATGTAGGCGCGCGGGTGGCTTCGTTTGAACAACTGGTCAAAGACTTTAATGACCGCGTAGTATTGATTATTATTATTTGTCTGGCGCTCACGGCTATTACGGCTGTGCCGATTGCTCAAATTATCACGCGCCCCATTGTGCGCCTGGTTGAAGCCAATCAACGTCTGGCTGAAGGCGATATGACCGTACGCGTGCGCGCCGAGGGCAGCAGCGAACTGGCAACCCTCGGCGAATCGTTCAATATCATGGTGGAAAAACTCGATAGCGCCCAACAGCAGTTATTGCATAAAGAAAAACTGGCCTCGCTGGGGCAGCTTGCCGCGGGCATAGCCCATGAATTGAATAATCCCCTGGGAACAATTTTGCTGCTGGCAGATGTGCTCAAAAAAGAAACCCCTGAGGATGACCCCAAACGCGAAGACCTGAAAGTGATTATTCAGGAAACGGCGCGCTGCAAAAATATTGTTGCCGATTTACTGAACTTCTCTCGCCAACAAGAATTGCTGACTCAAGATGTGTATATCCCCGCGTTGGTGGAACAAGTATTGACGAGCATTTACCACCAACCAGCTTTTGAAGGTATAAAGATCATTCAGGATTTTGATGCCCAGATACCCGCCATTCAGGCTGATCCGGCCCAATTGCAGCAGGTATTCATCAATTTATTGAGCAATGCCGCCGACGCAATTGATGGCGAAGGGCAGATCGAAATTTCAGCCCAGCCTACCAATGGACAGTGGATAGAAATCAAGGTGAGTGATTCGGGCTGTGGTATTTCGCCCGAACATTTGCGTAAACTCTTTGCCCCGTTTTTTACCACCAAGGCACTGGGTAAGGGTACCGGGTTGGGGCTTTCGATAGTGTACGGCATTATTAAAATGCACCGCGGCCAAATTGTGGCGCAAAGTCAGGAAGGTGTTGGCACTACCTTTGTGATTACGCTGCCGGTGCAACTCCCTCAGGCGCAGTGGAAGAAAGATTATGGAAGCTAG
- a CDS encoding 6-phosphofructokinase translates to MIKRIVVFTSGGDAQGMNAAVRSVVRTGLEHGLEVYAIYEGYQGMVDGGERIRKMDWDSVGGILQGGGTVIGTARCDDFRQRAGRLIAARNLIERGIEGLVVIGGDGSLTGANLFRQEWPGLVAELAQSGAITPEQANAHPNLLIVGMVGSIDNDFTGTDMTIGTDSALHRITEAVDALTSTAASHQRTFVVKVMGRNCGYLALMGALACGADWVLIPENPPDVENWQHVMAERLRAGRAAGRRDSIVVLAEGARDRDGNYIGSSDVQRVLEERLGEDVRVTVLGHVQRGGRPSAFDRNLGTFLGYDAVQALMEAQPDDEPLHIGITGNRITRKPLMACVETTQAVAQAIAAKDYEKAMQLRSSSFTDAFNTLMVMVRALPHPPAPGQKRFRIGVLNAGAPAPGMNTATRAAMRLGLDRGHIILGIANGFEGFAAGEIRELAWMSASGWASRGGSDLGTSRHLPKGSDLYQIARNIEINELDALLVIGGWNAYEAANKLYNERTNYPAFNIPVICVPASINNNLPGSELSIGADSALNSIVDAVDKIKQSAGATRRCFVVEVMGHWCGYLALLGGMATGAERVYINEEGVTLSDLQRDVDTLSRGFKLGKRLGLMIRNEYANSVYSTHFMCALFEEEGQDLFDVRPAILGHQQQGGDPSPFDRIHATRLSRLALNFLIDECEANSTRSSFIGLQEGKYRYHAMRDFERMVDMEHQRPINQWWMDLRKINRLLAQPAQSEMVEK, encoded by the coding sequence ATGATAAAACGAATAGTAGTTTTTACGAGCGGCGGCGATGCCCAGGGCATGAATGCCGCGGTGCGTTCGGTTGTCCGCACCGGGTTAGAGCACGGCCTGGAAGTGTATGCCATCTACGAAGGTTACCAGGGCATGGTCGATGGCGGCGAGAGAATTCGTAAAATGGATTGGGATTCAGTCGGGGGTATTTTGCAAGGCGGCGGCACAGTCATTGGAACGGCGCGCTGTGATGATTTCCGTCAACGCGCCGGACGCTTGATTGCAGCCAGAAATTTGATCGAACGCGGCATCGAGGGGCTGGTCGTCATTGGGGGGGATGGCTCACTCACCGGGGCGAATCTCTTCCGGCAGGAGTGGCCCGGTCTGGTGGCAGAACTCGCCCAAAGCGGAGCAATCACCCCCGAGCAAGCCAACGCTCATCCGAATCTGCTGATTGTCGGGATGGTTGGGTCCATCGACAATGATTTCACCGGAACGGATATGACCATCGGCACCGATTCTGCGCTGCATCGCATCACCGAGGCCGTGGACGCGCTCACCAGCACGGCAGCCAGCCATCAGCGCACGTTTGTCGTCAAAGTGATGGGGCGCAATTGTGGCTACCTGGCGCTGATGGGCGCACTGGCCTGCGGCGCCGATTGGGTGCTGATTCCCGAAAATCCGCCTGATGTAGAAAACTGGCAGCATGTGATGGCCGAGCGTTTGCGGGCTGGTCGTGCTGCCGGACGCCGCGACAGCATTGTGGTTTTGGCCGAAGGTGCGCGTGACCGAGATGGCAACTATATTGGCAGCAGCGATGTACAACGCGTCCTTGAAGAACGTCTGGGCGAAGATGTGCGCGTGACGGTCTTGGGGCATGTGCAACGCGGCGGACGCCCCAGCGCTTTCGACCGCAATCTGGGTACATTTTTGGGCTATGATGCTGTCCAGGCGCTCATGGAAGCGCAGCCCGACGATGAACCGCTGCATATTGGCATTACCGGAAATCGCATTACCCGCAAACCCCTGATGGCCTGTGTCGAAACTACACAGGCCGTTGCGCAAGCCATTGCCGCTAAAGATTACGAAAAAGCGATGCAGTTGCGCAGCTCCAGTTTTACGGATGCCTTCAACACGCTAATGGTCATGGTGCGCGCCTTGCCACACCCCCCCGCACCAGGGCAAAAACGCTTCCGGATTGGCGTACTCAATGCGGGCGCGCCCGCGCCGGGGATGAACACAGCCACGCGGGCTGCTATGCGCCTGGGGCTGGATCGCGGCCATATTATTTTAGGGATTGCCAATGGTTTTGAGGGTTTCGCAGCCGGAGAGATTCGCGAACTTGCATGGATGAGCGCCAGTGGATGGGCTTCGCGCGGCGGCTCCGACCTGGGCACCAGCCGCCACCTGCCCAAAGGCAGCGACTTATATCAAATTGCCCGCAATATCGAAATCAATGAACTGGATGCCTTGCTGGTGATTGGCGGATGGAATGCCTACGAAGCCGCCAATAAGCTGTATAACGAGCGCACCAATTATCCCGCCTTCAATATCCCGGTTATTTGCGTGCCCGCTTCGATCAACAATAATTTACCCGGCTCGGAGTTAAGTATTGGGGCGGATTCGGCGTTGAATAGCATTGTGGATGCGGTTGACAAGATTAAACAATCGGCAGGGGCGACGCGGCGCTGCTTTGTGGTGGAAGTGATGGGCCACTGGTGCGGGTACCTGGCTCTGCTGGGGGGCATGGCAACGGGGGCAGAGCGGGTCTACATCAATGAAGAGGGGGTTACCCTCAGTGATTTGCAACGCGATGTAGATACGTTGAGCCGCGGCTTTAAATTAGGCAAGCGCCTGGGGTTGATGATTCGCAACGAATATGCGAATTCAGTGTATTCCACCCATTTTATGTGCGCGCTCTTCGAGGAAGAAGGGCAAGATTTATTCGATGTGCGCCCGGCTATTTTGGGGCATCAGCAACAGGGTGGCGATCCCTCCCCCTTTGACCGCATTCACGCCACGCGGCTCTCGCGGCTGGCGCTCAATTTTTTGATTGACGAATGCGAGGCTAATTCCACGCGCAGTTCGTTTATCGGATTGCAAGAAGGCAAATATCGCTACCATGCGATGCGCGATTTTGAGCGTATGGTCGATATGGAACATCAACGCCCGATCAACCAGTGGTGGATGGATTTACGCAAGATCAACAGACTGTTAGCCCAACCCGCCCAGAGCGAGATGGTCGAAAAATAA
- a CDS encoding response regulator — MEASGKILIVDDEVGIHRGVQRALEPQGYSIETAATLEEGLQKIRQAKFDLVLLDVMLPDGRGIDLVAPAHEIDPDIVVIIVTGYATVELAVDAIKQGAYDFIAKPFSADMLLLTVRQGMEKRQLLLEAQRLQAIEQEAALLAIEKESAEKLSEFKSTFTLMVAHELRSPVSAAQSLLRTLIHGLAGTVSEKQGEILTRIDARMDELMTLINDLLDLASSKTLADEPLLTLLPLQAALQASLDRFCIQAEHKNIAISFHISETPLEILATSECLERILGNLISNAIKYTPEGGSVEVSMQLVSDEVEICVVDSGIGIPQAALEKLGDEFYRAENAKRSGITGTGLGLSIVKQNIDYLGGRMQIHSVEGQGTTFRVYLPLAKA, encoded by the coding sequence ATGGAAGCTAGCGGCAAAATTCTAATTGTGGATGATGAAGTCGGCATTCATCGTGGCGTGCAGCGGGCGCTCGAACCGCAAGGATATTCCATTGAAACGGCAGCCACCCTCGAGGAGGGCCTGCAAAAAATTCGGCAAGCAAAATTTGATCTGGTTTTGCTGGATGTGATGCTGCCCGATGGGCGCGGTATTGATCTGGTTGCCCCCGCGCACGAAATCGACCCAGATATTGTCGTCATTATCGTCACCGGTTATGCCACCGTTGAACTGGCTGTGGATGCCATCAAGCAGGGCGCCTACGATTTCATTGCCAAGCCTTTCAGCGCCGATATGCTGTTGCTAACCGTGCGCCAGGGGATGGAAAAGCGTCAGCTTTTGCTTGAGGCCCAGCGTCTGCAAGCCATTGAGCAGGAAGCCGCGTTGCTGGCGATCGAAAAAGAATCCGCCGAAAAACTCAGTGAATTTAAATCGACTTTCACGCTGATGGTAGCGCACGAACTGCGCTCACCGGTCAGCGCGGCGCAAAGTTTATTGCGCACCCTGATCCACGGCCTGGCTGGCACTGTATCTGAAAAACAGGGCGAAATTCTCACCCGCATTGACGCCCGGATGGATGAACTGATGACGTTGATTAACGACCTGCTAGACCTGGCCTCCAGCAAAACCCTCGCTGACGAACCGTTGCTCACTCTGTTGCCCCTGCAGGCCGCCTTGCAGGCCAGCCTCGATCGTTTTTGCATCCAGGCCGAGCACAAGAATATTGCAATCTCGTTTCATATTTCTGAAACGCCGCTTGAAATTCTGGCAACTTCGGAGTGCCTTGAACGCATTTTGGGCAACCTCATCAGCAATGCTATCAAGTACACCCCGGAGGGCGGCTCGGTAGAAGTGAGTATGCAGTTAGTGTCCGATGAGGTGGAAATTTGTGTTGTGGATAGCGGAATTGGCATCCCGCAGGCTGCCCTGGAAAAATTGGGGGATGAGTTCTATCGAGCAGAGAACGCCAAACGAAGCGGCATTACGGGAACGGGCCTGGGGTTGAGCATTGTTAAACAAAATATCGACTACCTCGGGGGGCGGATGCAAATCCACAGCGTGGAAGGGCAAGGCACCACTTTTCGAGTTTACCTACCCCTGGCGAAAGCTTAA
- a CDS encoding response regulator — protein sequence MAKILLIDDDVDIIAACRMTLESVGHEIIEAHNSQDGIEKIRAERPELVILDVMMETHTAGFQLALKLHNPDPTSEFAEFKDLPILMLTAIHSTTPLRFEPDIDYLPVELFVDKPIDPAGLLGKVDWILSR from the coding sequence ATGGCTAAAATTCTCTTGATTGATGATGATGTTGATATCATCGCGGCTTGCCGAATGACGCTGGAAAGTGTGGGGCATGAAATCATCGAGGCCCACAACAGCCAGGACGGCATTGAAAAAATCCGGGCAGAGCGCCCTGAGCTAGTGATTCTGGATGTGATGATGGAAACACACACCGCCGGTTTCCAGTTGGCGCTCAAGTTGCATAACCCCGACCCGACTTCAGAATTTGCCGAGTTCAAGGATTTGCCCATTCTGATGCTGACGGCGATCCATAGCACAACGCCGCTGCGCTTTGAACCCGACATTGACTATTTGCCGGTGGAGCTTTTTGTGGACAAACCCATTGATCCCGCCGGGCTGCTCGGCAAGGTCGATTGGATTCTAAGCCGGTAA